A genomic stretch from Scomber scombrus chromosome 8, fScoSco1.1, whole genome shotgun sequence includes:
- the plpp3 gene encoding phospholipid phosphatase 3 isoform X2, whose translation MQKYMYEKAMAQETRNGGTSTLNNNNGVDNSKKKLLIALDIFCLLLAMLPSLVLHRASVRPYQRGLYCSDSSLNYPYKKSTVSSSVLTSVGLTLPAVSIVIGECYRIHQLHVGTKSFVGNPYVSALYKQVGVFIFGCAISQSFTDIAKVSVGRMRPHFLDVCKPDFSTINCSSGYITEYTCTGKDSEVQEARKSFFSGHASFSMYAMLYLAFYLQSRFTWRGARLLRPLLQFTLLMMAFYTGLSRVSDHKHHPTDVLAGFVQGALVAYCIVFYVSDLFKPRVKPATPPPSPIKKELLPSSDIIERNNHHNMV comes from the exons ATGCAAAAGTACATGTATGAGAAAGCAATGGCACAAGAGACAAGAAACGGAGGAACCTCTAcgttaaacaacaacaatggtgTTGACAACAGCAAGAAGAAACTGCTTATAGCGCTGGACATCTTCTGTCTTCTTCTTG ctatgCTGCCCAGCCTGGTTCTCCACCGAGCCTCTGTTCGTCCATACCAGAGGGGTCTCTACTGCAGTGACTCCAGCTTGAACTACCCCTACAAGAAGAGCACTGTCTCCTCCTCGGTGCTCACTTCTGTTGGGTTGACACTGCCTGCGGTGTCC ATTGTGATTGGAGAATGCTACAGGATTCATCAGCTACACGTGGGAACCAAGTCCTTTGTTGGGAATCCCTACGTTTCAGCCCTGTACAAACAG GTGGGTGTGTTCATCTTTGGCTGTGCCATTAGCCAGTCATTCACAGACATTGCCAAGGTGTCGGTGGGTCGTATGAGACCTCACTTCTTAGATGTGTGTAAACCTGATTTTTCCACTATCAACTGTTCCTCGGGATACATCACCGAATACACCTGCACTGGCAAAGACAGTGAAGTACAAGAGGCCAG GAAATCCTTCTTCTCAGGACACGCCTCTTTTTCAATGTATGCCATGCTCTACCTTGCT TTCTATCTCCAGTCCAGGTTTACATGGCGTGGCGCTCGTCTCCTCCGCCCGTTGCTCCAGTTCACACTGTTGATGATGGCCTTTTACACCGGCCTATCACGTGTCTCCGACCACAAGCACCACCCTACTGATGTCCTGGCAGGCTTTGTGCAGGGAGCCCTGGTGGCCTACTGCATA GTGTTCTACGTGTCAGACCTGTTCAAGCCCAGGGTGAAGCCAGCCACGCCCCCGCCCTCCCCAATCAAGAAGGAACTGCTCCCTTCTTCCGACATCATTGAGAGGAACAATCACCACAACATGGTGTGA
- the plpp3 gene encoding phospholipid phosphatase 3 isoform X1 encodes MQKYMYEKAMAQETRNGGTSTLNNNNGVDNSKKKLLIALDIFCLLLASLPFLIIETSTIKPYQRGFYCSDESIRYPQKAGDTISDAMLCGVGILIAIISIVIGECYRIHQLHVGTKSFVGNPYVSALYKQVGVFIFGCAISQSFTDIAKVSVGRMRPHFLDVCKPDFSTINCSSGYITEYTCTGKDSEVQEARKSFFSGHASFSMYAMLYLAFYLQSRFTWRGARLLRPLLQFTLLMMAFYTGLSRVSDHKHHPTDVLAGFVQGALVAYCIVFYVSDLFKPRVKPATPPPSPIKKELLPSSDIIERNNHHNMV; translated from the exons ATGCAAAAGTACATGTATGAGAAAGCAATGGCACAAGAGACAAGAAACGGAGGAACCTCTAcgttaaacaacaacaatggtgTTGACAACAGCAAGAAGAAACTGCTTATAGCGCTGGACATCTTCTGTCTTCTTCTTG CTAGCCTGCCTTTCCTGATCATTGAGACTAGCACCATAAAGCCGTACCAGCGCGGGTTTTACTGTTCGGACGAGTCCATCCGCTACCCCCAAAAAGCCGGAGACACCATTAGCGATGCCATGCTTTGTGGTGTTGGCATTCTTATTGCCATCATCTCT ATTGTGATTGGAGAATGCTACAGGATTCATCAGCTACACGTGGGAACCAAGTCCTTTGTTGGGAATCCCTACGTTTCAGCCCTGTACAAACAG GTGGGTGTGTTCATCTTTGGCTGTGCCATTAGCCAGTCATTCACAGACATTGCCAAGGTGTCGGTGGGTCGTATGAGACCTCACTTCTTAGATGTGTGTAAACCTGATTTTTCCACTATCAACTGTTCCTCGGGATACATCACCGAATACACCTGCACTGGCAAAGACAGTGAAGTACAAGAGGCCAG GAAATCCTTCTTCTCAGGACACGCCTCTTTTTCAATGTATGCCATGCTCTACCTTGCT TTCTATCTCCAGTCCAGGTTTACATGGCGTGGCGCTCGTCTCCTCCGCCCGTTGCTCCAGTTCACACTGTTGATGATGGCCTTTTACACCGGCCTATCACGTGTCTCCGACCACAAGCACCACCCTACTGATGTCCTGGCAGGCTTTGTGCAGGGAGCCCTGGTGGCCTACTGCATA GTGTTCTACGTGTCAGACCTGTTCAAGCCCAGGGTGAAGCCAGCCACGCCCCCGCCCTCCCCAATCAAGAAGGAACTGCTCCCTTCTTCCGACATCATTGAGAGGAACAATCACCACAACATGGTGTGA